A region from the Lentimonas sp. CC4 genome encodes:
- a CDS encoding outer membrane beta-barrel protein, whose protein sequence is MKNKIAIASAFLAASSFSMGEIVINDFLSFEGFVDMSYSHTDVDSDFLGDGSDNSFQIDQVEIDWLFDFDPVTAQIDLQYEGDRDDDYDFDDDDDLVEQAFVTYHFDGDFEGTAVTAGRYASMLGFEAFEPTGLYQYSTAYASNTGADGSALPGYAQGVKVTYETDDSFYGLSVQDEAFDVDGDRLGGPKRDGDSSYAVELAAAHAFGDGFTGFIGGVYEDADEGDTYLLNTYVTYETGVWFFAGEVNVGNTENPGAWDLAFADESDDVDHLSGLLMANYAYSDVASVTGRFSYFEYDGGVIDQNLEFFKYTIAHNYAFTDNLLLVTEINYIDGDLDDLDDYEELVGAVELLFSF, encoded by the coding sequence ATGAAAAACAAAATTGCTATCGCATCTGCATTCCTTGCAGCTTCTAGCTTTTCGATGGGTGAAATCGTTATCAACGATTTCCTTTCTTTCGAAGGCTTTGTAGACATGTCCTACTCCCACACAGACGTCGATTCAGACTTCCTTGGTGATGGTTCTGATAACAGCTTCCAAATCGATCAAGTTGAGATTGACTGGTTGTTTGATTTCGATCCAGTAACTGCTCAAATCGATCTTCAATATGAAGGTGACCGCGATGATGACTACGATTTTGATGATGATGATGATCTCGTCGAGCAAGCATTCGTAACTTACCACTTCGATGGTGATTTCGAGGGCACAGCAGTGACTGCTGGTCGTTATGCTTCGATGCTTGGATTTGAAGCATTTGAGCCAACTGGCCTCTACCAATATTCGACAGCATATGCGTCGAACACTGGCGCAGATGGTTCTGCGCTTCCTGGCTATGCGCAAGGTGTTAAAGTAACATACGAAACTGATGACTCGTTCTATGGTCTGTCGGTTCAAGATGAGGCTTTTGATGTCGATGGTGACCGTCTTGGTGGTCCTAAGCGCGATGGCGACAGCTCTTACGCTGTTGAACTTGCTGCTGCTCATGCGTTTGGTGACGGTTTCACTGGCTTCATTGGTGGTGTCTACGAAGATGCTGATGAGGGTGACACATACCTCCTTAACACTTACGTTACCTATGAAACAGGTGTATGGTTCTTCGCTGGTGAAGTGAATGTCGGCAACACTGAGAATCCTGGAGCATGGGATCTTGCTTTCGCTGATGAGTCTGATGACGTTGATCACTTGAGCGGTCTTTTGATGGCTAACTACGCTTATAGCGACGTTGCTTCGGTGACTGGTCGTTTCAGCTACTTTGAATATGACGGTGGCGTCATTGATCAAAATCTGGAGTTCTTCAAATACACAATCGCTCATAACTACGCGTTCACAGACAACCTGCTTCTTGTTACAGAAATCAACTACATCGATGGTGATCTTGATGATCTCGACGACTACGAAGAGCTCGTAGGTGCTGTTGAACTTCTCTTCTCCTTCTAA
- a CDS encoding argininosuccinate synthase gives MKIVLAYSGGLDTSVLVSWLKEHYNAEIITYAADVGQEEELDGLAEKAKATGASAHYTVDLVEEFARDFIFPMMRANAIYEGQYLLGTSIARPLISKAHVEIAQREGADAVAHGATGKGNDQVRFELGYAALAPELEIISPWRMEVFRKAFPGRTEMIDYCREHNIDVEASASKPYSMDRNLLHISYEAGILEDTYFDPTTPDNKGMYKLTVDPEDAPDEAQYIELDFERGDCVAVDGVTMNPAEVMKHLNAVAGKHGIGRVDIVENRFVGMKSRGVYETPGGTILLQAHRNMESITMDRELAHLRDGLIPRYAELVYNGFWYAPEREALQALIDDSQKTVTGTVRLKLYKGNVTTVGRKSPLSLYDEDIASMEGVDSDYNPDDASGFIRLNALRLRRRAIAQGGPEIASESKLKKD, from the coding sequence ATGAAAATCGTTCTCGCATACTCAGGGGGTCTCGACACTTCCGTCCTCGTTAGCTGGCTCAAGGAGCACTACAACGCCGAAATCATCACCTACGCGGCCGACGTTGGCCAAGAGGAAGAGCTAGACGGTTTGGCCGAAAAAGCTAAGGCGACTGGCGCATCAGCTCACTACACGGTGGATCTCGTTGAAGAGTTCGCTCGTGATTTCATTTTCCCAATGATGCGTGCGAATGCGATCTATGAAGGCCAATACTTACTTGGCACTTCGATCGCACGTCCGCTGATCTCCAAGGCGCACGTTGAAATCGCTCAGCGCGAAGGCGCAGATGCTGTCGCTCACGGTGCGACTGGTAAGGGCAACGACCAGGTTCGTTTCGAGCTTGGTTATGCGGCACTGGCACCAGAGTTGGAAATCATTTCACCGTGGCGTATGGAGGTCTTCCGTAAGGCATTTCCAGGGCGCACCGAGATGATCGACTATTGCCGTGAGCATAACATCGACGTCGAAGCGAGCGCTTCGAAGCCTTACTCGATGGATCGCAACTTGCTCCATATTTCCTACGAAGCTGGTATCTTGGAAGATACCTATTTCGATCCTACCACTCCGGACAACAAGGGGATGTATAAGCTGACTGTTGATCCAGAGGATGCTCCAGATGAAGCACAATATATCGAACTCGATTTCGAGCGTGGTGACTGTGTGGCAGTGGATGGTGTTACAATGAACCCTGCGGAAGTCATGAAGCACCTCAACGCTGTTGCAGGTAAGCATGGCATCGGTCGTGTGGACATCGTTGAAAATCGCTTCGTCGGCATGAAGAGCCGTGGCGTCTATGAGACTCCGGGGGGCACGATCTTGCTGCAGGCGCACCGCAACATGGAGAGCATCACAATGGATCGCGAACTAGCGCACCTACGTGATGGGTTGATTCCTCGTTATGCGGAACTTGTTTACAATGGTTTCTGGTATGCGCCAGAGCGTGAAGCGCTTCAGGCGTTGATCGATGATTCTCAAAAGACAGTCACTGGCACCGTGCGCTTGAAGCTTTATAAGGGCAACGTCACTACAGTCGGTCGCAAGTCACCATTGTCTCTCTATGATGAAGATATCGCTTCGATGGAAGGTGTTGATAGCGATTACAATCCAGACGATGCGAGTGGTTTCATCCGCTTGAATGCATTGCGTCTACGTCGCCGTGCGATTGCTCAAGGAGGCCCTGAGATTGCTTCCGAGAGTAAGTTGAAGAAGGACTAA